The Bradyrhizobium sp. B097 genome contains the following window.
GATTTTCACCTGTTGCAATCGCGCCGGAAAGCCAAATCCAGGCCTGTAAGGCTTGTGTCAGCCGAGTTGCTTAGACTCGTTCGCATGGACCGAGACCTACTCTATTTCCGCACATCGCTGGTTTGGGCGGCATTGCTTGCCGCTGCGCTGGTGTACATTCTCATTGCATAATCCGCTTGTGGCGTTAGCGCCATAATACCGGGAGCTTCCGCAAGTCCACGACCTACCCCGCGCGCGATGCCCGGCGCAGCGATTGCGGCGGCTGGCCGAAGGCGCGGATGAAGGCGCGGCGCATCCGTTCGGGATCGCGGAAGCCGGTGATCTCCGCGACGCGCTCGATCGCCTCGCCCGACGACTGCACGCGCTGCCGCGCGACTTCGATCCTCAACCGTTCGACCGCTTTCGATGGCGTGGTGCCGGTCTCCGCGATGAAGGCGCGGGTGAAATGCCGCGAGCTCATCCCGGCCTTGTCGGCGAGGTCCTCGACCGTCAGCGGCGCATCGAGATGTTCGCGCGCCCAGGCCAGCAGCGGCCCGAACCGGCCGTTCGGCGCCTTCAATTCCAGCAGCGAGGAAAACTGCGACTGCCCGCCGCTGCGCCGATGATACAGCACGAGTTGCCGCGCGGTGCTCTGCGCGACCTCGTCGCCGTAGTCTTCGGTGATCATGGCGAGTGCGAGGTCGATGCCGGCGGTGATGCCGGCCGAGCTCCAGATGTTGCCGTCGCGGACGAAGATCTGGTCCGGCTCGAGCTTGACCTTCGGATAGGTCTTCACGAAATGCGGCGTGCGCTGCCAATGCGTGGTGGCACGGCGGCCGTCGAGCAGGCCGGCCTCGGCCAGCACATAGGCGCCCGAGCAGACGCTGGCGACGCGGATGCCGCGGCTCGCCATCCGCCGCACGAATGACAGCGTGGTCGGACAGGTTGCCGGCGTGCCCACGCCGTTGCCGCCCGCGATGATCAGCGTCGTGATCGCCGCCGACGGCTTGAGGCCGCGCGCCAGCATCTCGACGCCGGACGAAGAGCGCACCGGCCCGGCCTTCACCGCGATCGTCTTGATATCAGGCGGGTTGTTGGCGAAGCGCGCCGCAATCTCGAACGCCGCGATCGGGCCGGCCGCATCGAGCAGCTGGAAGTCGGGAAAGATCAGGATGCCGATCATCTGCCAAATCCTCGTAATGCCAAATCACCGGAGACGGGGTCGACGTCCGAAAATGAGGGAATTACGCCATTTTGGACAAGAGGCCATCATGGCATCGTGGTTCCGTCAAGCGCTATTTGGAGACCTCCGATGTCCGAACCCCTGCAGATTGGATTGCTCGTCTTCCCGAAGGTGACCCAGCTCGACCTGACCGGCCCGCTGCAGGTATTCTCCTCGGTCCCCGGCGCCAAGGTGCATCTGATCTGGAAACGGATCGAGCCCGTTCCGACCGACTCCGTCATGGTCCTGACACCGACCACGACCTTTGCCGACTGCCCGCAGCTCGACGTGATCTGCGTGCCCGGCGGGTTCGGCACCGACGACATGGTCGGCGACGAGGAGATGCTCGCCTTCCTGCGCAAGCAGGCCGAGGGAGCGAAATACGTCACGTCGGTCTGCACGGGATCGCTGGTGCTCGGCGCCGCCGGTCTGCTGCAGGGCTATCGCGCCACCACGCATTGGAGCGCGATCGATTTCCTGGCGGGCTTCGGAGCCATCCCGACCAAGACGCGCGTCTGCGTCGACCGCAACCGTTTCACCGGCGGCGGCGTCACCGCCGGCATCGATTTCGCGCTGACGCTGGTGTCCGAGCTCGTCGATCGCAAGACCGCGGAAGCGATCCAGCTCAGGCTCGAATACAACCCGGCCCCGCCGTTCAATGCCGGCTCGCCCGATACCGCACCGGCCGAGATCCTCGCCTTCATGAAGGAGCGGATGGGACCGGCACATGCGCGCCGGGGCGAATTGATGAGCCGCGCCGCGGCGCGGGTCGGCCAGGGGGCGTCCTGATCATTCCTCGCGACAATTGCCGTCGGCCGCGAGCGCA
Protein-coding sequences here:
- a CDS encoding GlxA family transcriptional regulator, whose translation is MIGILIFPDFQLLDAAGPIAAFEIAARFANNPPDIKTIAVKAGPVRSSSGVEMLARGLKPSAAITTLIIAGGNGVGTPATCPTTLSFVRRMASRGIRVASVCSGAYVLAEAGLLDGRRATTHWQRTPHFVKTYPKVKLEPDQIFVRDGNIWSSAGITAGIDLALAMITEDYGDEVAQSTARQLVLYHRRSGGQSQFSSLLELKAPNGRFGPLLAWAREHLDAPLTVEDLADKAGMSSRHFTRAFIAETGTTPSKAVERLRIEVARQRVQSSGEAIERVAEITGFRDPERMRRAFIRAFGQPPQSLRRASRAG
- a CDS encoding DJ-1/PfpI family protein; translation: MSEPLQIGLLVFPKVTQLDLTGPLQVFSSVPGAKVHLIWKRIEPVPTDSVMVLTPTTTFADCPQLDVICVPGGFGTDDMVGDEEMLAFLRKQAEGAKYVTSVCTGSLVLGAAGLLQGYRATTHWSAIDFLAGFGAIPTKTRVCVDRNRFTGGGVTAGIDFALTLVSELVDRKTAEAIQLRLEYNPAPPFNAGSPDTAPAEILAFMKERMGPAHARRGELMSRAAARVGQGAS